From Oreochromis niloticus isolate F11D_XX linkage group LG14, O_niloticus_UMD_NMBU, whole genome shotgun sequence, one genomic window encodes:
- the LOC100691784 gene encoding protein KIAA0100 isoform X3: MSLLLISVFLIFLLAIGVLCAIFRWLICTLAVRFFQTVLNAELKIKSVGLFSVQGVSIQFHPQHTLEIDSIWISSKLLNQDLPRYLALCVGETRVRFDLQAPLKPLAKQSHGKKSAKISLSPKMLQFLSQLLSFHISSINVMVLNLALSESLWHMTIAGITLLLDHQSKRLAWDFSVGQLSSKVLKSSELDICLAEVALSLLLSGDVRLPEMKPGCLSLSVRTLMAELHEGLFLSQLQLPAVSHKEKDRGAFESENDEFIQTETVERFHQLIPHKVNVEFDNTNITLSMHSQKRHLNWTLKSLKVCYGRDNEQLPLKSFTPELSFPQSSLELLLEDGLLLSQSRQRILCVNTIKTTLQVTSIDISGSVVVNTCIIHYRHQEFSHWLNLFPWEQLFHRKEAHRKRRFPHLDAPVMITTSVSNVNVSVQLGDTTPFALGFLSANGELRHILDIKVESENQESQNVHERASLSLDNFWWRVGQGSHIQQAPHPPGKHVWGEALILDSLSLQGSLNRPHMKSSNQPLSLNIESRLKGLQVELSETCALCLSRLLSLMCFPRHPESHLPDVTPLSPCNDDTIKPIPSSQLHLLFKVDCCLEDVNVFTLSNVAGAVALRMDTVKVLTSAESSRVSLEGVSLSVIKSVTENMEVCCPASQTINPIVKLTTLTLWYHITTHTIQVQCEEDLTVEWTPPDHMVLYQHMTEGQACWLMLCGEKAEEKPVKPVNTEAASGQSRGLCLRVELGCTRLTAHVTDQNYILLHMDALSLSKQGSSMHMRSPSVIFNFDGNNIVSFNGLDVETHADLTEMQLHRDTFPFLTTPHNRVWVLTCPSLSMEFPYQYNFSNTFDKAISVQKWLKSLHHSPTQTSATQRLPPDLIFKISQFSFVFLDDVFEIKLRDNYELMKDESKESAKRLQLLDKKVADLRKQHGELLPARKIEELYSSLEKKHIEIYIQRSRRLYANTPMRKSLLTWTVSDLELVAIADQSLHGPERVREQLRDIDGISPFPRDGLPLVIQWCRAVKFKLAAFLVRIRDYPRYLFEIRDWELSGRLIGTEQDGQLRGRRKQTVPLGPPWGDVTVHRNMPPLKFYYDFKSNISLYTIVWGPCWDPAWTLIGQSVDLLTKPTADPSPLLAWWDKSRLLLHGRWVMDIDQANLHQLATEDPYNTTENMHWEWNKLNFDWNPGQFVFKGDLDVNVRTASKYDDICFLHLPNLCMTLDLQWLCHGNPHDHHAVMLCCAENIGDVTSGQPHDSYRAFRSENLNLSITMDLNQHCGADAYQPRILLYSSTLRWMQNFWATWTSVSRPICRGKLFHSLKPVRKKLGQHYKQMSYTAAFPQLQVHYWASFAQQRGIQLECNKGHVFTRGTQRLIPQAGTVMRRLISEWNVTQMVSELSQVTVHLMASTWDETADHQINTQVNKTHLLSLSSLSYQRQSIRMEEEVNTKDETNASYTHKLRLVDLRASWTTTNRNIAFGLYDGYKKASVLKRNLSTEALKGLRIDTQLQTKKLKRSPTTYSPTTAPTIPVVASVNRSEKSQNEGTSMLQKLIEETDKFVVFSEEDSGVSDQLCGIAACQTDDVYNRNWFIELVNCQMMLRGTETAGCVLVSAAKAQLLQCEHHPAWYNDTLKQKTTWTCLLDGMQYFATMEPNPSEQEDRQLWLEVKNIEEHRQRNLDSVLELMESGQAVGGMVSTTTDWNQPAQVNESQQVQRIISRCSCRMHYISYSHDINPELATQIKPPELRNNHEKEDLLKKQAGAVDTFTLIHHDLEISTNPVQYAMILDIVNNLLLHVEPRRKEHSEKKQRVRFQLEISSNPEEQRSSILHLQEAVRQHLAQIRRLEKQIYSNIRAQSEELGCDELNEINARLQHQLNQEKNDMQMKSEELNILIRCFKDFQLQRANKLELRKPPEDVSVVRRTEIYFAQARWCLTEEDGQLGIAELELQRFMYSKLNKSDDTAEHLLELGWFTMNNLLPNAAYKRLRVVLRPQSNCQSGRQFALRIFSKVRPPVGGISVKEHFEVNVVPLTIQLMYQFFKRMMGFFFPGRNVEEEEVTDEEDKFRLVTTGIPVKPRPSSEDTMGAMGPSKGVTQGLNRTAGVRRSFRKAPEHPVDDIDKMKERAAMNNSFIYIKIPQVPLCVSYKGEKNSVDWKDLNLVLPCLEYHNNTWTWLDFAMAVKRDSRKALVAQMIKEKLRLKPASGSDLRGKASEGKADNSLQQQEEDEKARLLIGLSTADKSSGKKSIFRRHK; the protein is encoded by the exons ATGTCTCTCCTGCTGATATCTGTCTTTTTAATCTTTCTGCTGGCTATTGGTGTGCTGTGTGCCATTTTCAG GTGGCTCATATGTACCCTGGCTGTGCGATTCTTCCAAACTGTCCTCAATGCTGAGCTGAAGATTAAATCAGTAGGACTGTTTTCTGTCCAAGGAGTCAGTATCCAGTTTCACCCCCAGCATACTTTG GAAATTGACAGCATATGGATTTCAAGTAAACTTCTAAACCAGGATTTACC GCGATACCTGGCGTTGTGTGTTGGAGAAACCAGAGTCCGCTTTGACTTGCAAGCACCACTGAAACCTTTGGCAAAGCAGAGCCATGGAAAAAAGTCAGCGAAGATTTCTCTCAGCCCCAAAATGCTTCAATTCTTGTCACAA CTGCTGTCATTCCACATCAGCTCCATCAATGTGATGGTACTAAACCTAGCACTGTCAGAGTCTCTATGGCACATGACTATTGCAGGTATCACCTTGTTACTTGACCACCAGAGTAAAAg GTTGGCATGGGACTTCTCGGTTGGACAGCTAAGCAGTAAAGTGCTCAAAAGCAGTGAACTG GACATATGTTTGGCTGAAGTGGCACTTAGCCTGTTGCTATCTGGAGATGTGAGGCTACCAGAGATGAAACCAGGTTGTCTGTCCCTGAGTGTGAGGACTCTAATGGCAGAGCTGCACGAGGGGCTGTTCCTCAGTCAACTCCAGCTTCCAGCAGTTTCCCACAAAGAGAAAGATCGTGGTGCATTTG agagtgaaaatgatgaatttaTTCAGACTGAGACTGTGGAACGCTTTCATCAGCTGATTCCTCACAAGGTCAATGTGGAATTTGATAACACAAACATAACCCTGTCGATGCACAGCCAGAAACG ACACCTGAACTGGACTCTAAAGTCTTTAAAGGTCTGTTACGGACGTGACAACGAGCAGCTTCCTCTTaaaagcttcactcctgaactGAGCTTTCCCCAGAGCAGCTTGGAGCTCCTTCTCGAGG ATGGACTTCTGCTGTCTCAAAGTAGGCAAAGAATTCTTTGTGTGAACACAATCAAGACAACCCTGCAG GTTACATCAATTGACATCTCAGGGTCAGTCGTGGTCAACACTTGCATCATTCACTACCGTCACCAGGAGTTCTCCCATTGGCTAAATCTATTTCCATGGGAACAGCTATTCCACAGGAAGGAAGCACACAGAAAAAG GCGCTTCCCTCACCTGGATGCTCCCGTGATGATCACCACCTCTGTGTCCAACGTCAATGTGTCTGTTCAGCTGGGAGACACCACACCTTTTGCTCTGGGCTTCCTCTCTGCTAATGGAG AACTGCGGCATATCCTTGACATTAAAGTTGAGAGCGAGAATCAAGAGTCCCAAAATGTGCACGAACGTGCCTCGCTGTCCTTGGACAACTTCTGGTGGAGAGTGGGTCAGGGGTCTCATATCCAGCAGGCACCCCACCCTCCTGGTAAACATGTATGGGGAGAAGCCCTAATCCTAGACTCACTCAGCCTGCAG GGGAGTTTGAACCGACCCCACATGAAGTCAAGCAACCAGCCTCTGAGTCTGAACATTGAGTCCAGGCTGAAAGGGCTTCAAGTGGAGCTTTCAGAGACCTGTGCACTGTGTCTGTCTCGCCTGCTGTCTCTCATGTGTTTTCCTCGCCATCCAGAGTCACATCTCCCAGATGTGACTCCATTGTCTCCTTGTAATGACGACACCATAAAACCTATCCCCTCCTCACAGCTACACCTGCTTTTTAAAGTGGACTGCTGTCTAGAGGACGTTAATGTCTTCACGCTTTCTAATGTGGCAG GAGCTGTAGCTCTGCGGATGGACACTGTTAAAGTCCTGACCTCTGCTGAGAGCTCCAGGGTGTCTCTGGAGGGGGTCAGCTTGTCTGTGATCAAGTCAGTCACAGAGAACATGGAAGTATGTTGTCCTGCCTCTCAAACCATCAACCCTATAGTAAAACTCACCACATTAACGCTGTGGTACCACATCACCACCCACACTATACAG GTTCAATGTGAAGAGGATCTTACTGTTGAATGGACGCCACCAGACCACATGGTCCTATATCAGCACATGACTGAAGGTCAGGCGTGTTGGTTAATGCTGTGTGGAGAGAAAGCAGAGGAAAAGCCAGTTAAACCAGTGAACACTGAAGCTGCCTCAGGTCAGAGTAGAGGCCTGTGTTTGCGTGTTGAACTGGGCTGTACTCGTTTAACTGCTCATGTTACTGATCAGAACTACATTCTGCTGCACATGgatgcactctctctctcaaagCAAGGCAGTTCTATGCATATGCGCTCTCCCTCAGTGATCTTCAACTTTGATGGCAACAATATAGTCTCTTTTAATGGCCTAGATGTGGAGACACATGCAGATCTGACTGAAATGCAGCTGCACAGAGACACTTTCCCCTTCCTCACCACTCCTCATAACCGTGTCTGGGTATTGACATGTCCTTCCTTATCTATGGAGTTCCCCTACCAGTACAATTTCTCAAACACATTTGACAAAGCTATTAGTGTGCAGAAGTGGCTAAAAAGTCTCCATCACTCCCCAACCCAGACCTCAGCAACCCAACGTCTGCCGCCTGACCTCATCTTCAAAATTAGCCAGTTCTCATTTGTCTTCCTGGACGATGTCTTCGAAATCAAGCTGCGAGACAACTATGAACTGATGAAAGATGAAAGTAAAGAGAGTGCAAAGCGTCTGCAGCTTCTGGATAAGAAGGTGGCAGATCTCCGCAAACAGCATGGAGAACTTCTCCCGGCTAGAAAGATAGAAGAGCTGTATAGTTCACTGGAGAAAAAGCATATAGAGATCTACATCCAGCGTTCACGCCGCCTCTATGCAAATACACCGATGAGGAAGTCGCTGCTGACCTGGACTGTTTCAGACTTAGAACTTGTCGCCATTGCTGATCAGTCCCTTCATGGCCCTGAGAGGGTGAGAGAACAGTTGAGGGACATTGACGGGATCAGTCCCTTCCCCAGAGATGGGCTCCCTCTGGTCATCCAATGGTGCCGTGCAGTCAAGTTCAAACTAGCTGCATTTTTGG TGAGAATTCGAGACTACCCTCGCTACCTGTTTGAGATCCGTGACTGGGAGCTGTCGGGACGTCTGATTGGCACAGAGCAAGATGGACAGCTGAGAGGTCGACGCAAACAGACTGTCCCACTTGGACCACCATGGGGAGATGTAACAGTCCACAGGAATATGCCACCACTCAAGTTCTACTATGACTTCAAAT CCAACATCTCTCTGTACACTATTGTTTGGGGGCCGTGTTGGGACCCTGCCTGGACTTTGATTGGCCAGTCAGTTGACCTTCTGACCAAACCTACAGCTGATCCCTCGCCTCTTCTGGCCTGGTGGGACAAAAGTCGTCTCCTTCTGCACGGGCGCTGGGTCATGGACATTGATCAGGCCAATCTTCATCAGCTGGCTACAGAG GATCCCTATAATACCACGGAAAATATGCACTGGGAGTGGAATAAGCTGAACTTTGACTGGAACCCCGgccagtttgtttttaaaggagACTTGGATGTAAATGTCAGGACCGCGTCAAA GTATGATGATATCTGTTTTCTACACCTGCCCAACCTGTGTATGACCCTTGATCTCCAATGGCTTTGCCATGGCAATCCCCATGACCACCACGCTGTAATGCTCTGCTGTGCGGAGAACATTGGAGACGTGACGTCAGGACAGCCTCATGACTCTTACAGAGCGTTTCGCTCTGAGAACCTCAACCTCTCCATCACCATGGACCTTAACCAGCATTGTGGCGCAG ACGCTTATCAGCCCAGAATCCTCTTGTACAGCAGCACACTGCGCTGGATGCAAAATTTCTGGGCCACATGGACAAGTGTATCTCGGCCAATCTGCAGAGGCAAGCTCTTCCATAGCCTCAAGCCAGTTCGCAAGAAGCTTGGTCAGCACTACAAGCAGATGTCCTACACAGCTGCCTTTCCACAACTACAA GTGCATTATTGGGCCTCCTTTGCCCAGCAGAGAGGTATCCAACTGGAGTGCAACAAAGGCCACGTCTTCACTCGGGGCACACAAAGACTTATTCCACAGG CTGGCACTGTGATGAGGAGGCTGATCTCTGAGTGGAATGTGACTCAGATGGTTAGTGAGCTCTCACAGGTGACAGTCCACCTGATGGCCTCCACCTGGGATGAGACTGCTGACCACCAGATCAACACTCAAGTGAACAAGACTCACCTGCTCAGCCTGTCATCCCTTAGCTACCAACGACAGAGCATCCGCATGGAGGAG GAGGTGAACACAAAGGATGAAACAAATGCCTCTTATACTCACAAATTGCGTCTGGTGGATCTACGTGCTTCCTGGACAACTACAAACAGAAACATAGCCTTTGGGCTATATGATGGCTACAAAAAGGCATCTGTACTGAAAAGAAATCTCTCCACTGAAGCTTTGAAAGGTCTGAGAATCGACACACAACTGCAGACAAAGAAGCTCAAACGCTCTCCTACCACCTACTCCCCCACCACAGCTCCTACCATACCAGTTGTTGCTTCTGTCAACCGAtcagaaaaaagtcaaaatgaag GCACATCGATGCTTCAGAAGTTGATTGAGGAGACAGACAAGTTTGTGGTGTTTTCAGAGGAGGATTCAGGTGTCAGCGACCAGCTGTGTGGCATTGCAGCCTGTCAGACTGATGATGTATATAACCGCAACTGGTTTATTGAGTTGGTCAACTGTCAG ATGATGTTGCGTGGCACAGAGACTGCCGGCTGTGTACTGGTGTCTGCAGCAAAGGCTCAACTGCTGCAGTGTGAGCATCACCCTGCCTGGTATAACGACACCTTGAAGCAGAAGACCACCTGGACCTGTCTGCTGGATGGCATGCAGTATTTTGCCACCATGGAGCCCAACCCATCTGAACAAGAGGACCGGCAGTTGTGGCTGGAG gtgAAAAACATTGAGGAGCACCGGCAGCGTAACCTGGACTCGGTGCTGGAGCTGATGGAGAGTGGCCAGGCTGTGGGAGGAATGGTTAGCACCACAACAG ATTGGAACCAGCCCGCACAGGTGAACGAGTCTCAGCAGGTTCAGCGTATAATCTCACGCTGTAGCTGCCGGATGCACTACATCAGTTACAGTCATGACATCAACCCAGAGCTGGCCACTCAGATTAAGCCTCCAGAGCTGAGGAACAACCACGAAAAGGAAGACCTGCTAAAGAAACAGGCTG gTGCTGTGGACACCTTCACTCTCATTCATCATGATCTTGAGATATCCACTAACCCAGTTCAGTATGCCATGATTCTGGACATTGTCAACAACCTGCTCTTACACGTGGAGCCCAGACGCAAG GAGCACAGTGAGAAAAAGCAGCGAGTGCGTTTCCAACTGGAGATTTCCAGTAACCCCGAGGAGCAGCGCAGCAGCATCTTGCATCTTCAGGAGGCTGTTAGGCAACACCTTGCTCAAATTAGACGCCTTGAGAAACAGATTTATTCAAACATCAGG GCGCAATCCGAGGAACTGGGTTGTGATGAACTGAACGAGATTAACGCACGACTGCAGCACCAGCTGAACCAGGAGAAGAATGACATGCAGATGAAGAGTGAAGAGCTCAACATCCTCATCAG ATGTTTTAAGGATTTCCAGCTGCAGCGGGCAAATAAGCTGGAGTTACGTAAACCTCCCGAGGATGTGAGTGTAGTGAGGAGAACAGAGATCTACTTTGCACAGGCCCGCTGGTGTTTGACAGAAGAGGACGGACAGCTTGGTATCGCTGAGCTGGAGCTGCAGAGATTCATGTACAGCAAG CTGAACAAGTCTGATGATACAGCAGAGCATCTTTTGGAGCTTGGGTGGTTCACAATGAACAACCTGCTACCGAACGCAGCGTACAAG CGTTTGAGG GTCGTACTTCGCCCACAGAGTAACTGCCAGTCTGGACGCCAGTTTGCTTTGCGGATTTTCAGCAAAGTGCGCCCCCCTGTGGGAGGAATCTCTGTGAAGGAACACTTTGAG GTGAATGTGGTGCCTCTCACCATCCAGCTGATGTACCAGTTCTTCAAACGAATGATGGGGTTTTTCTTCCCAGGAAGAAATGTTGAAGAGGAGGAGGTCACAGATGAAGAAGACAAATTTAGGCTGGTTACTACTG GTATCCCTGTCAAACCTCGGCCATCGTCAGAGGACACCATGGGTGCTATGGGTCCCAGCAAAGGTGTCACCCAGGGACTGAACCGCACTGCTGGGGTCAGAAGGTCATTCAGGAAGGCTCCAGAG CATCCTGTCGATGACATCGATAAGATGAAAGAGCGAGCTGCAATGAACAACTCATTCATCTACATCAAGATTCCCCAAGTGCCTCTCTGTGTCAGCTATAAG GGTGAAAAGAACAGTGTCGACTGGAAGGACTTGAATCTGGTTCTGCCTTGCTTGGAGTACCATAACAATACATGGACGTGGCTCGACTTTGCCATGGCTGTGAAAAGAGACAGCCGAAAAGCACTTGTAGCGCAG ATGATAAAAGAGAAACTGCGTCTGAAGCCAGCTTCGGGCTCAGACTTGAGGGGGAAGGCGTCTGAAGGGAAGGCGGACAACAGCCTACAGCAGCAGGAAGAAGATGAGAAAGCACGACTCCTCATCGGTCTCAGCACTGCAGACAAGAGCTCTGGCAAGAAGAGCATCTTCAGACGACATAAGTGA